In the genome of Oceanispirochaeta sp., one region contains:
- a CDS encoding carbohydrate ABC transporter permease: protein MFDKYVTRFLLKQQVAAYVLILPSLAIISIFYLIPLFASFAMSFMKMDIFLQNITFTGAANYQKILGDERFWNALKNTLYFTVLEIPLQIGLSLFLALYVSKVSPFRQGIRTALFIPVICSMTAMGILWSLLLDPSIGFFPHLLKMAGMESVNFLKNKASAMPAVVIMSVWKNFGLSMVILVAAIQSVPLQLYEAAKIDGAGLWQRLFSITVPSILPALGFCIITNTIDCLKVFDQVYVMTQGGPLFRTETIVQYIYNRGFRIAPFNLGYSSAIAQILLVLIAAMTLLIYTRFIKQEKN from the coding sequence ATGTTTGATAAATATGTCACTCGCTTCCTGTTGAAGCAACAGGTTGCCGCATACGTTTTAATACTGCCTTCTCTTGCCATTATCTCCATTTTCTACCTTATTCCGCTGTTTGCTTCATTTGCTATGAGCTTTATGAAAATGGATATATTTCTTCAGAATATTACTTTTACCGGAGCCGCTAATTATCAGAAAATTTTAGGGGATGAGAGATTCTGGAATGCCCTGAAGAATACACTTTATTTTACGGTTCTGGAGATTCCATTGCAGATCGGCCTCTCCCTCTTCCTGGCGCTATATGTCTCTAAGGTTTCTCCCTTTCGTCAGGGTATTAGAACGGCTCTATTCATTCCGGTGATCTGTTCCATGACAGCCATGGGTATTCTTTGGTCCCTGCTGCTAGATCCGTCAATAGGCTTTTTCCCCCATCTCTTGAAGATGGCGGGAATGGAAAGTGTTAATTTTCTTAAGAACAAGGCAAGCGCGATGCCTGCGGTTGTTATTATGTCTGTCTGGAAAAATTTTGGTTTATCCATGGTGATCCTTGTGGCGGCAATTCAAAGCGTACCCCTACAGTTATATGAAGCGGCCAAAATAGATGGAGCCGGACTCTGGCAGAGGCTGTTTTCCATCACAGTACCATCGATCCTTCCAGCTTTAGGATTTTGCATCATAACAAACACTATCGATTGCTTGAAAGTGTTCGATCAGGTGTATGTGATGACCCAGGGAGGTCCTCTGTTTCGAACTGAAACCATTGTGCAATACATCTATAATAGAGGATTCCGGATCGCGCCCTTCAACCTTGGATATTCTTCCGCGATTGCTCAGATTCTGCTTGTTTTGATTGCGGCTATGACTCTCTTGATTTACACACGATTTATAAAACAGGAGAAAAACTGA
- a CDS encoding carbohydrate ABC transporter permease, whose product MSLKHGRMKKAFTCFSAILMILLTLVMLVPLFWFFLSSLKPAGEIIQYPPTFFPAKTTLDHYFTVWDSIPLFRYTLNTLVFAGGVTFFSLIFDSMAGYAFARLHFKYKKTLFYIILITMMIPFQVIMIPLFVESYLMGILDTYQGLILPRASSAFGIFLMYSFFITLPRDLEEAARIDGLDEYRLFFSIMMPLCKSAMVTLGIILFMNNWNDLIYPLMLTNSTSMRTLSAGLAVFVGDKVIQYGPTFAATTVSLLPLLILFAFLQRHFIQGVATSGLKA is encoded by the coding sequence ATGAGTCTAAAACATGGAAGGATGAAAAAAGCATTCACCTGCTTCTCGGCAATTCTCATGATTCTACTGACTCTTGTGATGTTGGTACCACTATTCTGGTTCTTTCTTTCATCATTGAAACCAGCTGGCGAAATCATTCAGTATCCACCCACTTTTTTCCCGGCAAAGACGACTCTTGATCATTACTTTACCGTCTGGGACAGCATCCCTTTGTTCCGTTATACCCTGAATACTCTCGTGTTTGCCGGAGGTGTGACCTTTTTTTCATTGATATTTGATTCAATGGCCGGATATGCCTTTGCAAGACTTCACTTCAAATATAAGAAGACCCTTTTCTACATAATTCTGATAACAATGATGATCCCCTTTCAGGTCATTATGATTCCACTTTTTGTTGAATCATACCTTATGGGGATACTGGATACCTACCAGGGCCTTATCCTTCCCCGGGCTTCCAGTGCATTTGGAATATTTTTGATGTACTCCTTTTTTATCACCCTCCCACGGGATTTGGAGGAGGCGGCCCGCATTGACGGTCTGGATGAGTACCGGCTCTTTTTCAGTATCATGATGCCCTTATGTAAATCCGCAATGGTTACACTGGGAATCATTCTTTTCATGAATAATTGGAACGATCTGATTTATCCTCTGATGCTGACAAACTCGACATCTATGCGGACTCTCTCTGCGGGGCTTGCTGTATTTGTCGGTGACAAGGTGATTCAGTATGGCCCCACTTTTGCGGCCACCACGGTATC